The Brassica napus cultivar Da-Ae chromosome C7, Da-Ae, whole genome shotgun sequence genome has a segment encoding these proteins:
- the LOC111204565 gene encoding receptor-like serine/threonine-protein kinase At4g25390 encodes MPSRAISAPAPVASPPLSHQAHHDKTTRTFPPLTVAGAGACFSLFITLSVCFCKSSRKRPPPPPGAPSSSSHPPREFSYSTLRRATASFSPANRLGQGGFGAVFRGTLSSGENVAVKVMDSGSLQGEAEFQNELFFAAKLDSPHVVPVIGFSHDRKRRRLLLVYRLMDNGNLQDALLHRRCPELMDWSKRFSVAVNVAEGIEHLHGLERPVIHGDIKPSNVLLDKLFSAKIADFGLARVKPEHVEIAVAPESNGGGGGGGVEEELESVITTATGYEDFNFGPVKQSPPVTGSSPEMGVAPLESPETVVSASPEMGEDVVLKKGKDWWWKQESNAERGKVKEYVMQWIGSEVKKERPSSVDWIESVARTASSSSSSKKLEKKSSKRLEWWLSLEEESENKEKKKRRMVREWWKDEYRRELANKKKKKKKTLESEFCSDDGSSSVRRRSNSKGSSIDWWLDGLRARGNSHDSVSGEIAKSCGISSTPSMRGTVCYAAPEYCNLDNNNVSEKCDVYSYGVLLLVLVSGRRPLEMTGSASEIQRANLMSWARKLARRGKLVDLVDRKLQNLDQEQAVLCIKVALQCLQRLPVSRPSMKQVLGMLKREVSLP; translated from the coding sequence ATGCCGTCACGAGCAATCTCGGCACCGGCTCCGGTAGCCTCACCGCCGTTAAGCCACCAGGCCCACCACGACAAGACAACTCGAACCTTTCCGCCGTTAACGGTTGCTGGAGCCGGCGCCTGTTTCTCTCTCTTCATCACACTCTCCGTCTGCTTCTGCAAGTCCAGCCGGAAACGTCCACCACCTCCGCCCGGAgccccctcctcctcctcccaccCGCCGCGCGAGTTCTCTTACTCGACTCTCCGCCGCGCCACCGCGTCTTTCTCCCCGGCGAACCGGCTCGGTCAAGGCGGCTTCGGCGCCGTCTTCAGAGGAACCCTCTCCTCCGGCGAGAATGTGGCCGTCAAGGTGATGGATTCAGGATCTCTCCAGGGAGAAGCCGAGTTCCAGAACGAGCTCTTCTTCGCCGCCAAGCTTGACTCGCCTCACGTGGTCCCCGTCATCGGCTTCTCGCACGATAGAAAACGACGACGTTTGCTTCTCGTTTACCGGCTTATGGATAATGGAAACTTACAAGACGCGCTGCTTCATAGGAGATGCCCTGAGCTTATGGATTGGAGTAAGAGATTCTCGGTTGCGGTTAACGTCGCCGAAGGTATCGAGCATCTTCACGGCCTCGAACGGCCTGTGATTCACGGAGACATAAAGCCTAGCAATGTCCTGTTGGATAAGCTCTTCTCAGCTAAAATCGCTGACTTCGGTTTAGCTAGAGTTAAGCCTGAGCACGTGGAGATCGCTGTAGCACCGGAGAGTAACGgtggcggcggaggaggaggggTGGAGGAAGAGTTAGAGAGTGTGATCACTACCGCGACTGGTTACGAAGATTTCAACTTCGGGCCGGTGAAACAGTCGCCGCCAGTTACTGGTTCTTCGCCGGAGATGGGAGTAGCGCCTTTGGAGTCGCCGGAGACGGTTGTCTCCGCTTCTCCGGAGATGGGGGAGGATGTGGTGTTAAAGAAGGGGAAAGATTGGTGGTGGAAGCAAGAGAGCAATGCGGAGAGAGGGAAAGTGAAGGAGTATGTGATGCAGTGGATTGGCTcggaggtgaagaaggagagaccGAGCAGCGTTGATTGGATTGAGTCCGTGGcgaggacagcttcttcttcttcgtcgagTAAGAAGCTTGAGAAGAAGAGTAGCAAGAGACTAGAGTGGTGGCTTTCGCTGGAGGAAGAGAGTGAGaataaggagaagaagaagcggaGGATGGTTAGAGAGTGGTGGAAAGATGAGTACCGAAGAGAACTcgctaataaaaaaaagaagaagaagaaaacgttaGAATCTGAGTTCTGTAGTGATGATGGGAGTAGTAGCGTGAGGCGTCGTAGTAACAGTAAAGGCAGCAGCATAGATTGGTGGTTAGATGGGTTAAGAGCACGGGGTAATAGCCATGACTCGGTGAGTGGGGAGATAGCGAAGAGCTGCGGGATAAGTAGCACGCCGAGCATGAGAGGAACCGTGTGCTATGCAGCGCCTGAGTACTGTAACTTAGACAACAACAACGTGTCTGAGAAATGTGATGTCTATAGCTACGGTGTACTGTTGTTGGTTCTGGTTTCGGGGAGGCGTCCGCTTGAGATGACGGGGTCTGCGAGTGAGATCCAACGGGCGAATCTCATGTCTTGGGCGAGGAAGCTGGCGAGAAGAGGGAAGCTTGTTGATCTTGTGGACCGAAAGTTGCAAAATTTGGACCAGGAACAAGCAGTGTTGTGCATAAAAGTGGCCTTGCAGTGTCTGCAAAGATTGCCGGTTTCAAGACCGTCGATGAAACAGGTTTTGGGGATGCTCAAACGAGAAGTGAGTCTTCCGTAA
- the LOC111208323 gene encoding transcription factor bHLH118 yields MADFQEKKRKRRKEVRVVSNEENLEKIMHREVEKQRRQEMASLYASLRSLLPLEFIQGKRSTSDQLNEAVNYINYLQRNIKDMSSKRDELMLLSGQSFESRNKQSRNDNSNHVVIRPCLVGVEIVFSVLQTPLSSVLHVLSEHGLYVLSCFSSNVNGRLIHTLQAEVDDLALVDFADLNVYLLRLP; encoded by the exons ATGGCCGATTTtcaggagaagaagagaaagcgTCGTAAAGAGGTGAGAGTAGTTAGTAATGAAgaaaacttggagaagataATGCACAGAGAAGTTGAGAAACAAAGGAGACAAGAAATGGCTTCTCTTTACGCGTCTCTTCGCTCTCTTCTCCCTCTTGAGTTCATCCAG GGAAAGCGTTCTACCTCAGATCAGTTGAACGAGGCGgtgaattacataaattatcttcAGAGGAACATCAAGGACATGAGTTCCAAGAGAGATGAGCTCATGTTATTGTCTGGACAAAGCTTTGAGAGTAGAAATAAACAAAGTAGGAATGATAATTCGAATCATGTCGTGATTCGTCCGTGTTTGGTCGGCGTAGAAATCGTTTTCAGCGTTCTACAAACGCCGTTGTCAAGCGTGCTGCATGTGCTTTCTGAACATGGTCTCTATGTTCTTAGCTGCTTCTCCTCCAATGTGAATGGCAGACTCATTCACACTTTACAGGCTGAG GTCGACGATCTGGCTTTAGTGGACTTTGCAGACCTTAATGTATACTTACTACGCTTACCCTAA